Proteins encoded in a region of the Enterococcus gilvus ATCC BAA-350 genome:
- a CDS encoding alpha/beta hydrolase, producing the protein MKNKKIWGALAILLVCILGLILFETKDRVHASKSSTDPLPIPAPVIMVPGTNGDVNRFDSLVDSLKQTEKNVDEIKITVNKDDSITSSGRFTKKTKRPIIAVAFEDGTDPSLPKQSRWFQKALEYAEKSYTFNTYDYLGYSNGGLIITGYLENEQKSNDPALSHLITLGSPYNDTSWEYNDNSATFTKPKAESDLLKYYLKNKQNIPKNITVYNIAGNCGEQNTDMTVPLTSVLAGRLIYGDSETYKEIIVDEQADHGSLVENPKTLKLIKEYLFESVK; encoded by the coding sequence GTGAAGAACAAAAAAATTTGGGGCGCCCTAGCAATTCTATTGGTGTGTATTCTCGGATTGATCCTATTCGAAACAAAAGACCGCGTGCATGCATCAAAAAGTTCGACTGACCCCTTGCCAATACCGGCACCAGTCATCATGGTTCCCGGTACAAATGGAGATGTCAATCGATTTGACAGTCTCGTTGATTCGTTAAAACAGACAGAAAAAAATGTCGATGAAATAAAAATCACGGTCAACAAGGATGATTCCATCACCTCTTCAGGGCGTTTTACAAAAAAGACAAAGCGTCCCATCATCGCTGTTGCTTTCGAGGACGGAACAGACCCCTCCTTGCCGAAACAATCACGCTGGTTCCAAAAGGCATTAGAATACGCGGAAAAATCATATACCTTCAACACCTATGATTACTTGGGCTATTCCAATGGCGGACTGATCATCACCGGGTATTTGGAAAACGAGCAAAAGAGCAACGATCCTGCACTTTCACACTTGATCACGCTTGGGTCCCCTTATAACGATACGTCTTGGGAGTACAATGACAACAGCGCGACCTTTACAAAACCAAAGGCCGAAAGCGACTTATTGAAATACTATTTAAAAAATAAACAAAACATCCCAAAAAACATCACCGTCTACAACATCGCTGGCAATTGCGGCGAACAGAACACAGATATGACGGTCCCATTGACTAGTGTATTGGCCGGGCGCTTGATATACGGCGACAGTGAGACATACAAAGAAATCATTGTGGACGAGCAAGCTGATCACGGATCTCTGGTCGA
- a CDS encoding ribosomal-processing cysteine protease Prp encodes MIKGTFTRNHAGQISEFTLTGHAEAGPYGSDIVCSAVSALAISTVNSLDALAGVIPNIETNDDEGGYLHVVLNLDDSMTQEQMNISQILLEHLLLGLQSIETEYLDFMEVQTESKS; translated from the coding sequence TTGATCAAAGGTACATTCACTCGAAATCATGCAGGTCAAATCAGCGAATTTACCCTGACAGGTCATGCCGAAGCAGGCCCTTACGGTAGCGATATCGTATGTTCTGCCGTTTCCGCGTTGGCGATCAGTACAGTAAATAGTCTGGATGCACTGGCAGGTGTCATTCCGAACATCGAGACCAACGATGATGAAGGTGGTTATCTTCATGTCGTGTTGAATCTGGATGATTCCATGACACAAGAGCAGATGAATATCTCGCAAATCTTGCTAGAACATTTATTGTTAGGCTTGCAATCAATCGAAACTGAGTATTTGGATTTCATGGAAGTCCAAACAGAATCTAAATCATAG
- a CDS encoding uracil-DNA glycosylase — protein sequence MEYPKELVDLVATRSEGFQLEGFMAGQGPRHPKLMLLGEAPGRNEVVNHIPFSGAAGKELIQAMTAIGLTRENTYITSAVRSRPYKIVERINKRTKEPETVYPNRTPTKKEILAHAPILDYELSVIQPTIIATLGNIGLQRLLGPKWQISERHGDVYRGPVLELTADQNNYQQSKQAYTVLPLFHPAAVFYNRKLSETITEDWALLGNLLEKEEK from the coding sequence ATGGAGTATCCAAAAGAGCTTGTCGATTTAGTGGCAACACGTTCCGAAGGGTTCCAGCTTGAGGGATTTATGGCAGGTCAAGGACCTCGTCATCCAAAATTAATGCTGCTGGGTGAAGCGCCTGGTCGGAACGAAGTCGTGAATCATATCCCCTTTTCTGGAGCTGCTGGAAAAGAATTGATCCAAGCGATGACAGCTATCGGGCTTACTCGGGAAAACACCTATATCACCAGTGCGGTCAGAAGCCGCCCCTATAAGATCGTCGAACGGATCAACAAGCGGACAAAAGAACCTGAGACCGTGTACCCTAATCGAACACCGACCAAAAAAGAGATTCTGGCTCATGCCCCGATCTTGGACTATGAACTGTCGGTGATCCAGCCAACGATCATTGCAACATTAGGCAATATCGGTTTGCAACGGCTGCTCGGACCCAAATGGCAGATCAGCGAACGCCATGGCGACGTCTATCGGGGACCTGTTTTAGAATTGACCGCCGACCAAAACAACTACCAACAGTCAAAACAAGCATACACCGTTCTCCCACTTTTCCATCCCGCGGCAGTGTTTTACAACCGTAAGTTGAGTGAGACGATCACGGAGGACTGGGCCTTATTAGGAAACCTACTAGAGAAAGAGGAAAAATAA
- a CDS encoding SemiSWEET family transporter: MNKKERTVQIFGRIASVLSVLMYVSYIPQIMNNLAGDKGNPIQPMVAMVNCIFWVIYASMQKKKDYPIIIANVPGVFLGAITFITALM; the protein is encoded by the coding sequence GTGAATAAGAAAGAACGAACAGTACAAATTTTTGGGAGGATCGCGTCGGTGCTATCCGTACTGATGTATGTATCTTACATCCCACAGATCATGAATAATTTGGCGGGGGACAAAGGGAATCCCATTCAACCAATGGTGGCGATGGTCAACTGTATTTTTTGGGTGATCTACGCGTCTATGCAAAAGAAAAAAGATTACCCGATCATCATCGCAAATGTTCCAGGTGTATTTTTAGGAGCCATTACCTTTATAACTGCATTGATGTAA
- a CDS encoding sigma-54-dependent transcriptional regulator has protein sequence MERRIDRIYRFVLENANVTTKDVADSLDIQRTNASKDLNLLVKEGQLSKSEGRPVRYFVSDQSGEMSFDTETTHIKKKVVEPPEKKILHQNTGNVFTQIIGSTGSMRNAVEQAKAAILYPPRGLNCLITGPTGSGKTFFAHAMFQFAQTEGVVETGRELVVFNCADYANNPELLMSHLFGYEKGAFTGADNEKDGLIQQADGGMLFLDEIHRLPPEGQEMIFYFMDHGTYSRLGESGKNRFANVRIVGATTEDPHSALLDTFVRRIPINIQMPAFSSRPASEQLDLVRVMVAMEANRIQRKITLSEDVVKALLGSVSYGNVGQLKSNVQLICARGFMNHMMQEEIHITLNDLTEGIKAGLVQLSADRIKTTDISPYLEPEMVVTPNEIDELIKTDTYELPYNLYDIIGDKAALLKTEGLDQETINHFISTDINVHLKSFYKNHGFTFDTETRLTEFVDKRVIDISNKIAVLVSERLDTHFQQNFIYAMSLHISSFLKKIHVGETRETNANIREMAKDYPTEFAVAREIRRLVENEFQVIIPDSEDYYLTVLLVSLREDQSAGKIGVVVAAHGNSTATSMAQVVRELLDVSNIIAVDMPLDMHPRVAYEKMREAVSQIDEGSGVLIMVDMGSLATFNEEIRKDTGIDVCTLDMVTTPLLIEAARKSSVLGSGVDELYDSLQGFRGYGHVVQEKNDSHEKQAILAICASGEGTAKRLKEIIERPLKQRNLKHIEVLTLAVADIKSKVPGFKEEFKILATTGIMDPKIGAPYIPMEKFINQKADQILDELLLENDLSEQEEVVLDANKARELCVKFMEESFTFINPNKLIDPLWRLANTVIKSNGDSSDYALIVNFVMHMAGTIERGILQQPLKIDEESKRIYQTVTDNVVMNRGLNELESQLRITIPTSERYYIYQLLKNNEEIIV, from the coding sequence ATGGAACGACGGATTGACCGCATTTATCGCTTCGTTTTGGAAAATGCAAATGTAACAACGAAAGACGTAGCAGATTCATTGGATATTCAACGGACAAATGCTAGTAAGGATCTGAATCTTCTTGTTAAAGAGGGTCAATTGAGTAAAAGTGAAGGCAGACCTGTTCGCTATTTTGTTTCAGATCAATCAGGAGAAATGTCGTTTGATACAGAAACCACTCACATAAAGAAAAAAGTTGTCGAGCCGCCTGAGAAAAAGATCCTGCATCAAAACACAGGCAACGTCTTTACTCAGATCATAGGATCGACGGGCAGTATGAGAAATGCTGTCGAGCAAGCCAAAGCGGCTATATTATACCCCCCTCGCGGATTGAATTGTTTGATCACTGGACCTACAGGATCAGGTAAAACCTTCTTTGCCCACGCGATGTTTCAGTTTGCGCAAACGGAAGGTGTGGTGGAGACTGGACGAGAGCTGGTCGTCTTTAACTGTGCCGATTACGCAAACAACCCAGAGTTATTGATGAGCCACCTCTTCGGCTACGAGAAGGGTGCCTTCACGGGAGCGGACAATGAAAAGGATGGATTGATCCAACAGGCGGACGGCGGCATGCTGTTTTTAGATGAGATTCACCGACTGCCGCCAGAAGGACAGGAAATGATTTTCTACTTTATGGATCATGGCACCTATAGTCGACTGGGAGAGAGTGGGAAAAATCGGTTTGCGAATGTTCGGATCGTCGGTGCAACGACGGAAGACCCGCATTCTGCACTGTTGGATACCTTTGTTCGACGTATTCCAATCAATATCCAAATGCCAGCCTTCAGCAGCCGCCCCGCATCAGAACAGCTAGATTTGGTTCGTGTGATGGTGGCGATGGAAGCTAATCGAATCCAGCGAAAGATCACTTTGTCGGAAGATGTTGTAAAAGCTTTGCTGGGCAGCGTTTCCTATGGGAATGTCGGACAATTGAAGTCGAATGTACAATTGATCTGTGCACGAGGGTTTATGAATCATATGATGCAGGAAGAAATTCATATTACTTTGAATGACTTGACTGAGGGGATCAAAGCAGGACTTGTTCAGCTTTCTGCTGACCGGATCAAGACGACAGATATCTCACCGTATTTGGAGCCAGAAATGGTGGTTACGCCAAATGAGATCGATGAATTGATCAAAACAGATACTTACGAATTGCCCTATAATCTATACGACATCATCGGTGATAAAGCGGCGTTGTTGAAGACGGAAGGTCTGGATCAAGAGACGATCAATCACTTTATCTCTACCGATATCAATGTCCACTTGAAATCCTTTTACAAGAATCATGGCTTTACCTTCGATACAGAAACACGTTTGACAGAATTTGTGGATAAGCGTGTGATAGACATCAGCAATAAAATCGCCGTGCTGGTGAGTGAACGTTTAGACACTCATTTTCAGCAAAACTTTATTTATGCGATGAGTCTCCATATTTCTTCCTTTTTAAAGAAAATACACGTGGGAGAAACTCGTGAGACAAATGCCAATATTCGAGAAATGGCGAAGGACTATCCGACCGAGTTTGCGGTTGCACGAGAGATCCGACGCTTAGTCGAAAATGAATTTCAGGTGATCATTCCAGATAGCGAAGATTATTATTTGACCGTTTTACTGGTGTCGTTAAGAGAAGACCAATCTGCAGGGAAAATCGGCGTCGTCGTCGCGGCGCATGGAAACAGCACCGCTACATCCATGGCCCAAGTGGTTCGAGAGTTGCTGGATGTATCCAATATCATCGCAGTGGATATGCCGCTAGACATGCATCCGCGAGTTGCCTACGAAAAAATGCGGGAAGCAGTGTCGCAGATCGACGAAGGCAGCGGCGTACTCATCATGGTGGACATGGGATCATTGGCTACCTTTAATGAAGAAATCCGAAAAGATACCGGTATCGACGTGTGCACCCTGGATATGGTGACGACACCGTTGCTGATTGAAGCGGCTCGCAAATCAAGTGTTCTTGGATCAGGAGTCGATGAGCTATACGATTCCCTACAAGGCTTTCGCGGCTATGGCCATGTAGTACAGGAAAAAAATGATTCCCACGAAAAGCAAGCGATCCTCGCTATTTGTGCTTCGGGGGAAGGAACGGCCAAACGATTAAAAGAAATCATCGAGCGCCCGTTGAAACAGCGGAATTTGAAGCATATTGAAGTGCTGACATTGGCTGTGGCAGATATCAAAAGCAAGGTGCCGGGATTCAAGGAAGAATTTAAAATATTAGCAACGACCGGGATCATGGACCCGAAAATCGGTGCGCCCTATATTCCGATGGAAAAATTTATCAATCAAAAAGCCGATCAAATATTGGATGAGCTATTATTGGAAAATGATCTGTCTGAACAAGAAGAAGTCGTCCTTGATGCGAATAAAGCACGGGAATTGTGTGTGAAATTCATGGAAGAGAGCTTTACGTTCATCAATCCAAATAAATTGATCGATCCACTGTGGCGACTGGCTAATACAGTGATCAAAAGTAACGGTGATTCTTCTGACTATGCATTGATTGTCAATTTTGTAATGCACATGGCTGGAACGATCGAGCGAGGAATCCTACAACAACCGTTGAAAATCGACGAGGAATCAAAGCGGATTTATCAAACGGTAACGGACAATGTTGTGATGAATCGCGGCTTGAACGAACTAGAAAGCCAACTGCGTATCACGATCCCTACTTCAGAACGATACTATATCTATCAATTACTTAAAAATAATGAAGAAATCATTGTATAA
- a CDS encoding O-methyltransferase, whose amino-acid sequence MRNEMMYRPIINEDILHYLRTEQKQLTGSLGDLEALAHENGVPVIPHETVVFLQFLLKQKQPKSVLEIGTAIGFSASLMAESLGKEAKITTIDRFPVMIEKAKANFEKLGLADQVTLLEGDAADILSTLEGPYDFIFMDSAKSKYIAFLPECLRLLSDDGVLMVDDIFQAGTVLQPIEDIPRKNRAIHRHLNEFLEVVTTSPELTSTLLPLGDGVALISKNN is encoded by the coding sequence ATGCGCAATGAAATGATGTACCGACCAATAATCAATGAAGATATTCTGCACTATTTACGAACCGAACAGAAGCAACTGACTGGATCACTGGGTGACTTAGAAGCACTTGCCCATGAGAATGGCGTGCCGGTGATTCCCCACGAGACAGTTGTCTTCTTGCAATTTTTACTGAAGCAAAAACAACCAAAGAGCGTCCTAGAGATCGGGACCGCCATCGGATTTTCTGCCAGCTTAATGGCTGAATCCCTTGGGAAAGAAGCAAAGATCACAACGATCGATCGCTTCCCGGTCATGATCGAAAAGGCCAAAGCAAACTTTGAAAAACTGGGCTTGGCAGACCAAGTGACCTTATTAGAAGGCGATGCAGCGGACATTCTCAGCACGTTGGAAGGTCCCTATGATTTTATTTTCATGGACAGTGCTAAATCAAAATACATTGCCTTCTTACCCGAATGTCTGCGACTTCTATCAGACGATGGCGTCCTGATGGTGGATGATATTTTCCAAGCAGGCACCGTCTTGCAGCCGATCGAGGATATCCCCCGCAAGAACCGGGCGATCCATCGTCATTTGAATGAATTTTTAGAGGTGGTCACCACTTCTCCTGAACTTACTTCTACGCTGCTTCCGTTAGGGGATGGCGTGGCACTGATCTCAAAAAACAACTAA
- the rpmA gene encoding 50S ribosomal protein L27: MLMNMNLQLFAHKKGGGSTSNGRDSESKRLGAKRADGQTVTGGSILYRQRGTKIFPGVNVGIGGDDTLFAKVDGVVRFERKGRDKKQVSVYPVAQEA, encoded by the coding sequence ATGTTAATGAATATGAACTTACAATTATTCGCCCACAAAAAAGGTGGCGGTTCAACTTCTAACGGACGTGACTCAGAGTCAAAACGTTTAGGTGCTAAACGTGCTGACGGTCAAACTGTTACTGGTGGATCTATTCTTTATCGCCAACGTGGTACTAAAATTTTCCCTGGTGTAAACGTAGGTATCGGTGGCGATGACACATTGTTTGCTAAAGTTGACGGCGTAGTACGTTTCGAACGTAAAGGTCGCGACAAAAAACAAGTGTCTGTATACCCAGTCGCTCAAGAAGCATAA
- the rplU gene encoding 50S ribosomal protein L21, giving the protein MYAIIKTGGKQIKVEEGQAVYIEKLDAEAGEKVVFDQVVLVGGESTKVGAPIVEGATVEGTVEKHGKQKKVVTFKYKPKKHSHRKQGHRQPYTKVVIDSIKA; this is encoded by the coding sequence ATGTACGCAATCATCAAAACTGGCGGTAAACAAATCAAAGTTGAAGAAGGTCAAGCAGTCTACATTGAAAAATTAGACGCTGAAGCTGGAGAAAAAGTTGTCTTCGACCAAGTTGTTTTAGTAGGCGGCGAATCTACGAAAGTAGGAGCTCCTATCGTTGAAGGTGCAACTGTTGAAGGAACTGTTGAAAAACACGGCAAACAAAAGAAAGTCGTTACTTTCAAATACAAACCTAAAAAACATTCACACCGTAAACAAGGTCATCGTCAACCTTACACTAAAGTTGTTATTGACTCAATCAAAGCATAA
- a CDS encoding PTS system mannose/fructose/N-acetylgalactosamine-transporter subunit IIB, with protein MVMDIRLTRIDDRLIHGQVATVWSKATGIERILVVSDEVANDELRKFLLKQAAPPGIRSNVVTKRKLVEVYRDQLFDGMKIMLLFASPQDVVEVVELGVDLKAVNIGGMRFSEGKKMITNFISIDNDDVRCFLELSEAGIELEIRQVPTDRKTDLMQLIKKEKMLQ; from the coding sequence ATGGTAATGGATATTCGACTCACTCGTATCGATGATCGTTTGATTCACGGTCAGGTAGCGACTGTTTGGTCTAAAGCAACAGGAATCGAGCGTATCTTAGTTGTCAGCGACGAGGTTGCCAACGATGAGTTGCGTAAGTTTCTCCTAAAACAAGCCGCACCACCAGGAATCAGGTCCAATGTCGTCACTAAAAGAAAACTGGTTGAAGTGTATCGAGATCAATTGTTTGATGGAATGAAGATCATGCTGCTGTTTGCCTCTCCGCAAGATGTGGTGGAGGTCGTCGAACTAGGTGTTGATTTGAAAGCGGTCAATATCGGCGGCATGCGATTCAGCGAAGGAAAGAAAATGATCACCAATTTTATTTCCATAGATAATGATGATGTGAGATGTTTCCTTGAGTTGTCAGAAGCAGGAATCGAATTGGAAATTCGCCAAGTGCCGACAGACCGGAAGACAGATCTGATGCAATTGATCAAAAAAGAGAAGATGCTGCAGTAA